In Sandaracinaceae bacterium, the genomic window TGCCGCCGAACGTGCCCTCGGCGTGCGCGTCCGCGCGCCGGCCCGGAGCGTTCAGCACCGACACGGTCCCATCCAGGTAGAGCGCGTCCGTGCACCCAAGCTCGTCACGGAAGAGCGTGGCGAAGTCGCGGAAGCGCACGAGGTCCTCCGAGATGGCCACGTGCACCACGCTCGGCGCGCTCACCGCCACGCCCACGCCGCTGCGCAGCTTGAGGCTGTCCGAGTCGGGCAAGAAGCGCGGGTGCAGCTCGCCCTGCAGCAGCAGCGCCGGTCCCGACTGCGTGGCCAAGCGCACGTGGGTCACGTCGGCATCGAAGAGCGTGGTGTCCACCACGTGTGCGGCCTCGGCGCCCGGCTCGCCGTCCACGTAGAACACGCCGCTCGGCAGCAGGTAGAAGTTGCCCGCGCCGGTTCCGAGGTTGCGCGCGATGAGCTCTCGTCCGCGCTCTACGTGCAGCCCGAGTGGGCGTCCGTCGGTCTCGTAGATGCCGCTGTTGGTCGCCAGTACCAGGCGCTTCCCCTGGGCGCGCAGCCACGTGCGCAGACCGGGGATGGTCTGCACGGCGCCATGCTCCGGGTCCTGACCGTAGAGGTCGAGGTCCACGCGACGCAGGTCCAGCGAGGCCACCGTGTAGCGTGCGCCCAGGTGCACCAGCTCGCGCAGCATCACGCCTTCGGGCAGCTCGTCGGGCTCCACGGGTTCGGCCCGCGTGGGCGGCCGCGGCGCTGGGTCGGCGTTGCCCGCGCTGCAGCTCGAGGCGACGCTCGCGAGGTCACGGCATGCCGGGTAGTGAGTGCAGCCCAGGCGCATCGGTGCAGAACTCTGACAGAAACCCCGGAGGGCGTCATGTCCCTGCGCCAACAGCTCACCCAGTTCATCCCAGCTCGTCGAGCGGCCAGTCGGTGGCGGCCATCGAGCGCTTCTACGCCGACGACGCGGTGGTCTTCGAGAACCACGAGCTCGCGCGTGCAGGCCGTGAGAAGTGCGCCGCCTACGAGCAGGAGGCCGTGGCAAAGCAAGCGGAGCCGCCGCGCACCCGAGCCATCTCGCTGGCGTGCGACGACACCACCGGGCGTGCGTTCGTGGAGTGGCTGATCCGCTGGAAGACGGCCGAGGGCACGTGGATGCGCCTCGAAGAGGTGGCCGCGCAGCGTTGGTCGGGCGACCGCATCGTGGAGGAGCGCTTCTACTACGAAGGCGTCATCGACGAGGGCCGGGACGACGATTGAGGAAGCGCTCCGAGATCGGGCTTGCTCTGGGACGGACGCTGGTGTACTGAACGGGTGTACAGCTGCCGCGCGCAGCCCCAGCCCTGAGGTCGTGACATGAGCAAGCCCAGCCAAGAGAGCCCCGCCACCCCCGCTGTCGCCGCACACGCACCCGTCCAGGTGCAGTTCGACCCCACGCCGCCGCTCGGCCACGACGTGCTGGCGCTCTTCCGCGGTCCCTTCGCCGACGTGCGCTTCCCGGATGTGGACCGCACCAGCCTGGAGGCAGACGCGCGGGCGCTGCTGCTACGTCAGGCAGAGGCCGAGTCCCTCGAGCGGGAGCTCGAGCGCGCCCGGCACGACACGCGCGAGGCGGCCGCGGTGCTCAACGCCAGCGCGGCCAGGGCGCTGGCCTACGCCAAGGTCTTCGCCATGGGCCAGCCCCCACCTGGAAGAGGCGCTGCGCAGCGTGCGGGCGGGGCA contains:
- a CDS encoding phosphodiester glycosidase family protein, with product MRLGCTHYPACRDLASVASSCSAGNADPAPRPPTRAEPVEPDELPEGVMLRELVHLGARYTVASLDLRRVDLDLYGQDPEHGAVQTIPGLRTWLRAQGKRLVLATNSGIYETDGRPLGLHVERGRELIARNLGTGAGNFYLLPSGVFYVDGEPGAEAAHVVDTTLFDADVTHVRLATQSGPALLLQGELHPRFLPDSDSLKLRSGVGVAVSAPSVVHVAISEDLVRFRDFATLFRDELGCTDALYLDGTVSVLNAPGRRADAHAEGTFGGILVVTEPLSRTRVDPTMS
- a CDS encoding nuclear transport factor 2 family protein; the encoded protein is MAAIERFYADDAVVFENHELARAGREKCAAYEQEAVAKQAEPPRTRAISLACDDTTGRAFVEWLIRWKTAEGTWMRLEEVAAQRWSGDRIVEERFYYEGVIDEGRDDD